A genomic segment from Streptosporangium roseum DSM 43021 encodes:
- a CDS encoding GNAT family N-acetyltransferase, with protein sequence MLGPDDAEPIARACSDPEITRFIPTVPVPYTRDDALHYLKVAERLWESGGASFAVADAGTGEWLGNIGLKALDPRGNGEVGYLIAPWARRRGVATAATRALTEWAFAHGVRRMELLADVENLASQRVALAAGFRREGVQRSAEERRDGTRGDLVSFARLSDDSGDRVQPYLPGFPGGSLSDGVVRLAPLNLADADDYHALQNLPEVVAHSVPPQAPDPAESEESCREAGMRWLAGDRVEVAVRDARTDAFAGHIQLTSIIPPLGQAMTGYSTLPEFRGRGFTARAVVLLVEWAFGHTPLARIIAGTSPDNVASHRVLQRAGFTRGPLMHGLLPGPDGTRLDDQQWYRLRPGA encoded by the coding sequence ATGCTCGGCCCCGACGACGCCGAGCCGATAGCCCGCGCCTGCTCCGATCCGGAGATCACCCGCTTCATCCCGACCGTGCCGGTGCCGTACACCCGCGACGACGCCCTCCACTACCTGAAGGTCGCCGAGCGGCTCTGGGAGAGCGGCGGCGCCTCGTTCGCCGTGGCGGACGCCGGTACGGGCGAGTGGCTGGGCAACATCGGGCTCAAGGCGCTCGACCCGCGGGGCAACGGCGAGGTCGGCTACCTGATCGCGCCGTGGGCCCGGAGGCGCGGGGTCGCCACGGCGGCCACCAGGGCGCTGACCGAGTGGGCCTTCGCCCACGGGGTGCGGCGCATGGAACTGCTGGCCGACGTGGAGAACCTGGCCAGCCAGCGGGTCGCGCTGGCCGCCGGCTTCCGACGCGAGGGGGTGCAGCGCTCGGCGGAGGAGCGGCGCGACGGCACCCGCGGCGACCTGGTGTCCTTCGCCAGGCTGTCCGACGACTCCGGCGACCGCGTCCAGCCGTACCTGCCCGGTTTCCCCGGCGGCTCGCTGTCCGACGGCGTGGTACGGCTGGCGCCGCTGAACCTGGCCGACGCCGACGACTACCACGCGCTGCAGAACCTTCCGGAGGTCGTGGCGCACAGCGTGCCGCCGCAGGCCCCCGACCCGGCGGAGAGCGAGGAGTCCTGCCGGGAGGCGGGCATGCGCTGGCTGGCCGGCGACCGGGTCGAGGTGGCCGTGCGCGACGCGCGGACGGACGCCTTCGCCGGGCACATCCAGCTCACCTCGATCATCCCGCCCCTGGGACAGGCCATGACGGGCTACAGCACGCTGCCGGAGTTCCGCGGCAGGGGCTTCACCGCCCGGGCGGTGGTCCTGCTGGTGGAGTGGGCCTTCGGGCACACCCCACTGGCCCGGATCATCGCGGGCACCTCCCCGGACAACGTCGCCTCGCACCGCGTGCTGCAGCGCGCCGGCTTCACCCGGGGACCCCTCATGCACGGGCTGCTGCCGGGCCCCGACGGCACGCGCCTGGACGACCAGCAGTGGTACCGCCTGCGTCCCGGGGCGTAG
- a CDS encoding aminotransferase class III-fold pyridoxal phosphate-dependent enzyme, whose product MSIDASLRERAARVVPGGMYGHLNAALHGPGYPQFFVGGQGCRQLDADGREYIDLMCSWGPVVLGHRHPAVEAAVTAQLAAGDCLNGPGPVYVELAELMVETVPQADWVMFSKNGTDATTQALMVARAATGRTKVLMAHGSYHGADPWCTPSPSGTTPSERADLIEYTYNDLASAEEAAARAEGDVAAIIVTPFKHDSFEDQELAAPEFARGLRALADRIGAALVIDDVRGGWRLHLGGSWETLGVRPDLYAFSKAMANGHPIAAVTGVDALRGPAQTIYSTGSFWFNAAPMAAAKATIETLRDIDGVALIERAGTRLREGLAAQAASHGFVVNQTGPVQIPWLSFEGDTTLDKGMFWASACLREGVYLHPWHNWFLSAAHTDADIDRALLGTDAAFARLREEFGAD is encoded by the coding sequence ATGTCCATCGACGCCAGCCTCCGGGAGCGGGCCGCCAGGGTCGTCCCCGGCGGCATGTACGGCCACCTCAACGCGGCCCTGCACGGCCCCGGATACCCGCAGTTCTTCGTCGGCGGCCAGGGGTGCCGCCAGCTCGACGCGGACGGACGCGAGTACATCGACCTCATGTGCTCCTGGGGCCCCGTCGTGCTTGGCCACCGCCATCCCGCGGTGGAGGCCGCCGTCACCGCCCAGCTCGCCGCGGGCGACTGCCTCAACGGCCCGGGCCCGGTCTACGTGGAGCTCGCCGAGCTGATGGTGGAGACCGTCCCGCAGGCCGACTGGGTGATGTTCTCCAAGAACGGCACCGACGCCACCACCCAGGCGCTGATGGTCGCCCGGGCCGCCACCGGCCGGACCAAGGTGCTCATGGCCCACGGCTCCTACCACGGGGCCGACCCCTGGTGCACGCCCAGCCCGTCGGGCACCACGCCCAGCGAGCGCGCCGACCTGATCGAATACACCTACAACGACCTGGCCAGCGCCGAGGAGGCCGCGGCCCGGGCCGAGGGCGACGTCGCCGCGATCATCGTGACGCCTTTCAAGCACGACTCCTTCGAGGACCAGGAGCTCGCCGCCCCCGAGTTCGCCCGGGGCCTGCGGGCCCTGGCCGACCGGATCGGCGCCGCGCTGGTGATCGACGACGTGCGCGGCGGCTGGCGCCTCCACCTCGGCGGCTCCTGGGAGACCCTGGGCGTCCGCCCCGACCTGTACGCCTTCAGCAAGGCCATGGCCAACGGCCACCCGATCGCGGCCGTCACCGGCGTGGACGCCCTGCGGGGCCCGGCCCAGACGATCTACTCGACCGGCTCGTTCTGGTTCAACGCCGCCCCGATGGCCGCGGCCAAGGCCACCATCGAGACCCTGCGCGACATCGACGGCGTGGCCCTGATCGAGCGGGCGGGCACCCGCCTGCGCGAGGGCCTCGCCGCACAGGCCGCCTCCCACGGCTTCGTGGTCAACCAGACCGGCCCGGTGCAGATCCCGTGGCTCTCCTTCGAGGGCGACACGACCCTGGACAAGGGCATGTTCTGGGCCTCGGCCTGCCTGCGGGAAGGGGTCTACCTGCATCCCTGGCACAACTGGTTCCTGTCGGCCGCCCACACCGACGCCGACATCGACCGCGCCCTGCTGGGCACCGACGCCGCCTTCGCCAGGCTCAGGGAGGAGTTCGGCGCCGACTGA
- a CDS encoding carbohydrate kinase family protein, protein MTVVTLGVHIVDVLARPVESIPAGQDTHLLEQIRITAAGAAAGTAVTLARIGVPVASMGAVGDDELGDFLVMIMERRGVDVTGIVRKGGEQTAASILPIRPDGGRPSFHVPGANLGLSLTDLDRGRVTGARVVHLGGMDVTWGLHDPGFFALLAEAREAGTIITMDLLSNMPDLMQGARSFLPHVDYFLPNEEQALMMSGAADVERAALTLLEEGPGAVLVTLGGEGSLIATASGITRVPALDVPVVDTTGCGDAYCAGFIAGLVDGRDVLAAAGLGTAVAARVAGGLGSDAGLDGAAELRASG, encoded by the coding sequence ATGACCGTCGTCACCCTCGGGGTGCACATCGTGGACGTGCTCGCCCGGCCCGTGGAGTCGATCCCGGCAGGGCAGGACACCCACCTGCTGGAGCAGATCCGCATCACCGCGGCGGGCGCGGCCGCCGGGACCGCCGTGACCCTGGCCAGGATCGGCGTCCCGGTCGCCTCGATGGGAGCGGTCGGCGACGACGAGCTCGGCGACTTCCTCGTCATGATCATGGAACGGCGCGGGGTGGACGTCACCGGGATCGTCCGCAAGGGCGGCGAGCAGACCGCCGCCTCGATCCTGCCCATCCGGCCGGACGGGGGGCGCCCGTCCTTCCACGTGCCCGGTGCCAACCTGGGCCTGTCCCTCACCGACCTCGACCGCGGGCGCGTCACCGGCGCGCGGGTCGTGCACCTGGGCGGCATGGACGTGACCTGGGGCCTGCACGACCCGGGTTTCTTCGCCCTCCTGGCCGAGGCCCGGGAGGCGGGCACGATCATCACGATGGACCTACTGTCCAATATGCCGGATCTGATGCAGGGAGCGCGGAGCTTTCTGCCTCACGTGGACTACTTCCTGCCCAACGAGGAGCAGGCGCTCATGATGAGCGGCGCGGCCGACGTGGAACGGGCCGCGCTCACGCTGCTGGAAGAGGGGCCCGGGGCCGTGCTCGTCACGCTGGGCGGGGAGGGCAGCCTGATCGCCACCGCCTCGGGGATCACGCGGGTACCCGCCCTCGACGTCCCGGTGGTGGACACCACCGGCTGCGGCGACGCCTACTGCGCCGGGTTCATCGCCGGCCTGGTCGACGGCCGCGACGTCCTCGCCGCCGCCGGGCTCGGCACCGCGGTGGCCGCCCGGGTCGCCGGAGGCCTCGGCTCCGACGCCGGTCTGGACGGGGCGGCGGAGCTGCGGGCGAGCGGCTGA
- a CDS encoding TetR/AcrR family transcriptional regulator — MPKIVDHGERREEVVEAARRIILREGIEAATTRAIAKEAGYSNGVLTHYFADKDDIMLSALRSSHRRIVERLRGKLAGRGGLAALRELLLDNLPLDDERTRESGLEIGFWSRSLTSPAMLEAQRAEAGELRYLVRSLLGAAAEAGEITTGEDLGDVAERLLALVDGLSVRSLLYPDRLGAERLERLLGAELDRLQTTSA; from the coding sequence ATGCCGAAGATCGTCGACCACGGAGAGCGCCGGGAGGAGGTCGTCGAGGCCGCCCGCCGCATCATCCTGCGCGAGGGCATCGAGGCGGCCACGACCAGGGCCATCGCCAAGGAGGCCGGCTACTCCAACGGCGTGCTCACCCACTACTTCGCCGACAAGGACGACATCATGCTGTCGGCGCTGCGCTCCTCGCACCGGCGCATCGTGGAGCGGCTGCGCGGCAAGCTGGCCGGGCGCGGCGGGCTGGCCGCGCTCCGCGAGCTCCTGCTCGACAACCTGCCGCTGGACGACGAGCGCACCCGGGAGAGCGGGCTGGAGATCGGCTTCTGGAGCCGGAGCCTGACCAGCCCGGCGATGTTGGAGGCGCAGCGCGCCGAGGCCGGGGAGCTGCGCTACCTGGTGCGCAGCCTGCTCGGCGCGGCCGCCGAGGCCGGGGAGATCACCACCGGGGAGGACCTGGGCGACGTCGCCGAGCGGCTGCTGGCCCTGGTCGACGGGCTGAGCGTGCGCAGCCTGCTCTATCCCGACCGGCTGGGCGCCGAGCGCCTGGAGAGGCTGCTCGGCGCCGAACTGGACCGGCTTCAGACCACCAGCGCGTAG
- a CDS encoding serine/threonine-protein kinase, producing the protein MEGIADYEFVRSLGAGNHGEFYLARKPDRLPVEADYVAVKVVGGTGGDAFRRATRELKAFAAVRSPYLVTLYDAGQQGGVFYYSMEYLPGGSLGRPAEPPTRERALRSIACVAHAAQALHEEGIVHRDIRPGNVLLTDAGGKLSDLGLSQVLMPGVTVTGMGDIGSVEFTDPALLQGETPTPAGDVWSLGATLHWAVTRTGLYGELPVHDPLLTLRKVYSTPPSVHADLEPELSELVHACIGDAAKRPTAGGLADRLYALVV; encoded by the coding sequence GTGGAAGGCATCGCCGACTACGAGTTCGTCCGCTCACTGGGGGCGGGTAATCATGGCGAGTTCTATCTGGCGAGGAAACCCGATCGGCTGCCGGTCGAGGCGGACTACGTCGCGGTGAAGGTGGTGGGGGGCACCGGAGGTGACGCCTTCCGGCGGGCCACCCGCGAGCTGAAGGCCTTCGCCGCGGTGCGCTCCCCCTACCTGGTGACGCTCTATGACGCGGGGCAGCAGGGCGGTGTCTTCTACTACTCGATGGAGTATCTTCCCGGCGGCTCGCTGGGCCGGCCCGCGGAGCCGCCGACGCGGGAGCGGGCGCTGCGCTCGATCGCCTGCGTGGCCCACGCCGCGCAGGCGCTGCACGAGGAGGGCATCGTGCACCGTGACATCCGCCCCGGCAACGTGCTGCTCACCGACGCCGGGGGCAAGCTCTCGGATCTGGGCCTGTCGCAGGTGCTGATGCCGGGGGTGACGGTGACCGGGATGGGCGACATCGGCTCGGTGGAGTTCACCGACCCGGCGCTGCTGCAGGGGGAGACGCCCACTCCCGCCGGGGACGTGTGGTCGCTCGGCGCGACGTTGCACTGGGCGGTGACCCGCACCGGCCTGTACGGCGAGCTGCCCGTCCATGATCCGCTGCTGACCCTGCGCAAGGTCTACAGCACGCCGCCGTCGGTCCACGCCGACCTGGAGCCCGAACTGTCGGAGCTGGTCCACGCCTGCATCGGGGACGCGGCCAAGCGGCCCACCGCCGGAGGGCTCGCCGACCGCCTCTACGCGCTGGTGGTCTGA
- a CDS encoding cation:proton antiporter — protein MLHVDLLLLDLMIVLAAARLLGAVARRLGQPPVIGEIVAGILLGPTLLGPLIGDRLFGAEMRAPLQALANVGLVLFMFVVGLELDQKLVRGKGRIAVTVALGSTVVPFVLGCVLALGIAGDHVGGDKTLPFVLFMGAAMSATAFPVLARILTDRGMQRIALGGLSLAAAAVIDVLAWTVLAVVVGIAGAGDAEGQWKVLLTVPYALVMFLVVRPLLARLVPAYEKAGRLTPSLLSLVLIGLIASAWATEWLHVHFIFGAFVFGAVMPREGAERLNHEILERLEQLAVLLLLPMFFVVAGLNVNLRALDLSSLGTLAAILAVAVGGKLLGSYAAARAQRLPDRPAWAMAVLLNTRGLTEIVILSVGLQKGVLDDELYSLMVVMALVTTAMTGPLLRRIYPDRRVARDIAEAERAALGVAAAHRVLTVVPGSPAEQAPLVDLAATLARAASPSEVVLAHLRPYPQGRLEVGSGLSSELAELAETLHDLEGLAGTVRARGPEVRVVSRFSGDVAAELPELVSGAQPDLVVLPADATGYAGIRDGVVCRVVTVSPAAASGLQDSPVRTPSGSPDPAARASGSATGPIAVHHGSGGDAAAHVALTLALLQDRPLVVTGGGRASALAQRLAKLGVAATSGAVPAGALVVAPDAGTAVDGAHLLVRAEQDADPVDWAAAVSALRAPVPHP, from the coding sequence GTGCTCCACGTAGATCTGCTCCTGCTCGACCTGATGATCGTCCTCGCCGCCGCACGACTGCTCGGAGCGGTGGCCCGACGGCTCGGCCAGCCCCCGGTCATCGGCGAGATCGTGGCGGGCATCCTGCTCGGCCCCACCCTCCTCGGCCCGCTGATCGGCGACCGGCTGTTCGGCGCGGAGATGCGCGCCCCGCTGCAGGCGCTGGCCAACGTCGGGCTGGTGCTGTTCATGTTCGTCGTCGGCCTGGAGCTGGACCAGAAGCTGGTCAGGGGCAAGGGCCGGATCGCGGTGACCGTGGCGCTCGGCTCCACCGTGGTGCCGTTCGTCCTGGGGTGCGTGCTCGCGCTCGGCATCGCGGGCGACCACGTGGGCGGCGACAAGACGCTGCCGTTCGTGCTGTTCATGGGGGCGGCGATGTCCGCCACCGCCTTCCCGGTGCTGGCGCGCATCCTCACCGACCGCGGGATGCAGCGCATCGCGCTCGGCGGCCTGTCCCTGGCCGCGGCCGCGGTGATCGACGTGCTCGCCTGGACCGTGCTGGCCGTGGTGGTGGGCATCGCCGGTGCGGGTGACGCCGAGGGGCAGTGGAAGGTCCTGCTCACCGTCCCGTACGCGCTGGTGATGTTCCTGGTGGTCCGGCCGCTGCTGGCCCGGCTGGTGCCCGCCTACGAGAAGGCGGGACGGCTGACGCCGAGCCTGCTGTCGCTGGTGCTCATCGGCCTCATCGCCTCGGCCTGGGCCACCGAGTGGTTGCACGTGCACTTCATCTTCGGGGCGTTCGTGTTCGGCGCGGTGATGCCCCGTGAGGGCGCGGAACGGCTCAACCACGAGATCCTGGAACGGCTGGAGCAGCTCGCCGTGCTGTTGCTGCTGCCGATGTTCTTCGTGGTGGCGGGGCTCAACGTCAACCTGCGCGCGCTGGACCTGTCCAGTCTCGGCACGCTGGCCGCGATCCTGGCGGTGGCGGTCGGCGGCAAGCTGCTCGGCTCCTACGCGGCGGCGCGGGCGCAGCGGCTGCCCGACCGGCCGGCCTGGGCGATGGCCGTCCTGCTCAACACCCGGGGACTGACCGAGATCGTCATCCTCAGCGTCGGCCTGCAGAAGGGCGTGCTCGACGACGAGCTGTACTCGCTGATGGTGGTGATGGCCCTCGTCACCACCGCGATGACCGGCCCGCTGCTGCGCAGGATCTACCCCGACCGGCGCGTGGCCCGCGACATCGCCGAGGCCGAGCGCGCCGCCCTCGGAGTGGCCGCCGCCCACCGGGTGCTGACCGTCGTGCCGGGCTCCCCCGCCGAGCAGGCTCCGCTGGTGGACCTGGCGGCCACCCTGGCGCGGGCCGCGTCCCCGTCGGAGGTGGTCCTCGCCCACCTGCGGCCCTACCCTCAGGGCCGCCTGGAGGTCGGCAGTGGCCTCTCCTCCGAGCTGGCCGAGCTGGCCGAGACCCTCCACGACCTGGAGGGCCTCGCCGGCACCGTCCGTGCCCGCGGCCCGGAGGTCAGGGTGGTGAGCCGGTTCAGCGGCGACGTGGCGGCCGAGCTGCCCGAGCTGGTCAGCGGCGCGCAGCCCGATCTGGTCGTGCTGCCGGCCGATGCCACCGGCTACGCCGGGATCCGCGACGGCGTCGTCTGCCGCGTGGTGACCGTCTCCCCGGCGGCCGCCTCCGGCCTCCAGGACTCCCCTGTCCGGACCCCCTCGGGCTCCCCCGACCCCGCCGCCCGGGCATCTGGATCCGCGACGGGGCCGATCGCCGTGCACCACGGCTCCGGCGGCGACGCCGCCGCTCACGTGGCGCTGACCCTGGCGCTCCTTCAGGATCGCCCGCTGGTCGTCACCGGCGGCGGCCGGGCCTCCGCCCTGGCCCAGCGGCTGGCCAAGCTCGGGGTGGCGGCCACCTCCGGCGCGGTCCCGGCCGGCGCACTCGTCGTGGCCCCCGACGCCGGCACCGCCGTGGACGGCGCGCACCTGCTGGTCCGCGCCGAGCAGGACGCCGACCCGGTGGACTGGGCGGCGGCCGTCTCAGCGCTGCGCGCCCCGGTCCCCCACCCCTGA
- a CDS encoding FHA domain-containing protein: MTDEGFGVVRPLPGNGLVAHVGGLLLVCDAAEAVVEDLLGALRETAASGGDGRALARRVAQVLAVMMGEPVACAVAGPVTGGVAVLVSGPAFASVTGSGGEVQLAGRDALTWSDRLVPGPVTRVELRLPEAGEAHPLARLDGGVIVGGGVWCDLTEGGGPSAVQRPAPRAETAPPAVRPSAPQAEAVSPAEPPAPARPERSAPPVDSAPPAPYPMSSPEHYPPVPVPLPAPEPHLSAPPAWQPDPMPVPPQGPPSGPVPVAVPQEEVETARASGIGGDPVDARDQPFEYELLTPDGPQAAPEPPSGPEPQPESRPLVYGVDCKNDHFNDPRVPYCAVCGIALVQRTLVPYKGPRPPLGVLLLDDGMTLRLDTDYLVGRDPERAPEVADGSVRPAKVTSPDGSVSRRHLRVALDGWDVNLVDLGSVNGTQIQPPGDPNFYDIPPNEAVAILPGTTVRIGVSRTMRYESHRNR, translated from the coding sequence ATGACCGACGAGGGCTTCGGGGTGGTGCGTCCGCTTCCGGGCAACGGGCTGGTCGCCCACGTGGGTGGTCTGCTGCTGGTGTGTGACGCGGCCGAGGCCGTCGTGGAGGACCTGCTGGGGGCGTTGAGGGAGACCGCGGCCTCGGGCGGGGACGGCCGCGCGCTGGCCCGCCGGGTCGCCCAGGTGCTGGCCGTCATGATGGGCGAGCCCGTGGCGTGCGCCGTCGCCGGTCCCGTCACCGGGGGAGTGGCCGTGCTGGTCAGCGGCCCGGCCTTCGCTTCGGTCACCGGCTCGGGCGGCGAGGTCCAGCTGGCCGGGCGTGACGCGCTCACCTGGTCCGACCGGCTGGTGCCCGGCCCGGTGACCCGGGTGGAGCTGCGCCTGCCCGAGGCCGGCGAGGCGCACCCGCTCGCCCGGCTGGACGGCGGTGTCATCGTCGGCGGCGGCGTCTGGTGCGACCTGACCGAGGGCGGGGGGCCATCGGCCGTCCAGCGGCCCGCGCCCCGGGCGGAGACCGCTCCGCCGGCCGTCCGGCCGTCCGCGCCGCAGGCGGAGGCCGTCTCCCCGGCGGAGCCGCCGGCTCCGGCGCGCCCCGAACGGTCGGCACCCCCGGTGGACAGCGCACCGCCGGCGCCCTACCCGATGAGCTCTCCCGAGCACTACCCTCCGGTCCCCGTCCCGCTGCCCGCGCCGGAGCCCCATCTCTCCGCGCCGCCGGCGTGGCAGCCCGACCCCATGCCGGTCCCACCGCAGGGGCCACCCTCCGGGCCGGTTCCGGTCGCGGTCCCGCAGGAAGAGGTGGAGACCGCCAGGGCGAGCGGGATCGGCGGCGACCCCGTCGACGCCCGTGACCAGCCGTTCGAGTACGAACTGCTGACCCCGGACGGTCCGCAGGCCGCGCCCGAGCCGCCTTCCGGGCCGGAGCCGCAGCCGGAGTCGCGACCGCTGGTCTACGGGGTGGACTGCAAGAACGACCACTTCAACGACCCGCGCGTGCCGTACTGCGCGGTCTGCGGCATCGCGCTGGTGCAGCGCACGCTCGTCCCCTACAAGGGACCGCGCCCGCCGCTGGGCGTGCTGCTCCTCGACGACGGCATGACGCTCCGCCTCGACACCGACTACCTGGTCGGCCGCGACCCCGAGCGGGCCCCCGAGGTCGCCGACGGCTCGGTGCGCCCGGCCAAGGTCACCAGCCCCGACGGGTCGGTCTCCCGCCGTCACCTGCGGGTGGCGCTGGACGGCTGGGACGTCAACCTGGTCGACCTGGGATCGGTCAACGGCACCCAGATCCAGCCGCCGGGCGACCCCAACTTCTACGACATCCCGCCGAACGAGGCGGTCGCGATCCTGCCCGGCACGACCGTGCGGATCGGCGTCTCCCGCACCATGCGCTACGAGTCGCACCGCAACCGCTAG
- a CDS encoding site-2 protease family protein yields the protein MGRPFGIPVYVSPTWFIVAAFITFTYQPIVTGRLPELSVPVTYLVSFVFAVLLYVSVLLHELAHCVVARMYGLPVRRITLYLLGGVSEIEREPETPGREFMVAFAGPLLSLGLAAIGFAASLVIDPGTVLGVLTFQLWFANLIVGVFNLLPGLPLDGGRMLRAGVWKATRNPGSGTIAAAWVGRVLAVVMVAVPVGLALMSGQAPGWELIWSVLLASFIWFGATQALRGARVRARIPQVNARALARRAIAVTGDVPLAEALRRAAEAQAGAMVVVDHEGRPTGIVNEVAVEATPENRRPWVTAGSLARGLEPSLVLAADLSGESLIDAMREAPAGEYLLVERGGEIFGVLATSDVNRVFSGV from the coding sequence ATGGGGCGGCCGTTCGGCATCCCGGTGTACGTCTCGCCGACCTGGTTCATCGTGGCGGCGTTCATCACCTTCACCTACCAGCCGATCGTGACCGGCCGGCTGCCCGAGCTGAGCGTCCCGGTGACGTATCTCGTCTCGTTCGTCTTCGCGGTGCTGCTGTACGTCTCGGTGCTGCTGCACGAGCTGGCGCACTGCGTGGTCGCCAGGATGTACGGCCTGCCGGTCCGCCGCATCACCCTCTACCTGCTCGGCGGCGTCTCGGAGATCGAGCGCGAGCCGGAGACCCCAGGCCGGGAGTTCATGGTGGCCTTCGCCGGGCCGCTGCTCTCGCTCGGGCTGGCCGCGATTGGTTTCGCCGCCTCCCTGGTCATCGACCCGGGCACCGTCCTCGGCGTGCTGACCTTCCAGCTCTGGTTCGCCAACCTGATCGTCGGGGTCTTCAACCTCCTGCCGGGGCTGCCGCTCGACGGCGGGCGCATGCTGCGCGCCGGTGTCTGGAAGGCCACCCGCAACCCGGGCTCGGGCACGATCGCCGCGGCCTGGGTGGGCCGCGTGCTGGCCGTCGTCATGGTCGCGGTGCCCGTCGGCCTGGCGCTGATGAGCGGGCAGGCGCCGGGCTGGGAGCTCATCTGGTCGGTGCTGCTGGCCTCCTTCATCTGGTTCGGCGCCACCCAGGCGCTGCGCGGCGCCCGGGTGCGCGCCCGCATCCCGCAGGTGAACGCCCGCGCCCTGGCCAGGCGGGCCATCGCGGTGACCGGCGACGTGCCGCTGGCCGAGGCCCTGCGCCGGGCCGCGGAGGCCCAGGCGGGGGCGATGGTGGTGGTCGACCACGAGGGCCGCCCGACCGGGATCGTCAACGAGGTCGCGGTGGAGGCCACCCCGGAGAACCGCCGCCCCTGGGTGACGGCCGGCTCGCTGGCGCGCGGCCTCGAACCGTCGCTGGTGCTGGCCGCCGACCTGTCGGGGGAGTCCCTGATCGACGCCATGCGCGAGGCCCCAGCGGGGGAGTACCTCCTCGTGGAGCGCGGCGGCGAGATCTTCGGGGTGCTGGCCACCTCGGACGTGAACCGGGTGTTCAGCGGGGTCTGA
- a CDS encoding RecB family exonuclease → MSLTEPTIIGALSPSRAGDFMTCPLLYRFRVIDRLPEPPSPAAVRGTMVHSVLERLYDLPAPARTVAAAQELLEPQWHRLLAEDPAYGGMFADDREQAQWLAQAGSMLERYFTLEDPTCLEPAERELYVEAVLDNGLMLRGYIDRLDVAPTGEVRVVDYKTGSAPGPAFEAKALFQMKFYALTLWRLHGSVPRLLQLMYLGGGGEVLRYAPDEADLRATERKVQALWTAIERAMETGEWPPRPSRLCDWCSYQELCPQFGGTPPPLPGRQPGDTVRSTRRTSRAATDEL, encoded by the coding sequence ATGTCACTGACCGAGCCCACGATCATCGGAGCGCTGTCGCCGTCTCGCGCCGGTGACTTCATGACGTGCCCGTTGCTCTACCGCTTCCGGGTGATCGACCGGCTGCCCGAGCCGCCGTCGCCCGCCGCGGTGCGCGGCACGATGGTCCACTCGGTGCTGGAGCGCCTCTACGATCTCCCCGCCCCCGCGCGCACGGTCGCCGCGGCCCAGGAGCTGCTGGAGCCGCAGTGGCACAGGCTGCTGGCCGAGGACCCCGCCTACGGCGGGATGTTCGCCGACGACCGGGAGCAGGCCCAGTGGCTGGCCCAGGCCGGCTCCATGCTGGAGCGCTACTTCACCCTTGAGGATCCCACCTGCCTGGAGCCCGCCGAGCGGGAGCTGTATGTGGAGGCGGTGCTCGACAACGGCCTGATGCTGCGCGGTTACATCGACCGGCTGGACGTCGCGCCCACCGGCGAGGTGCGCGTGGTCGACTACAAGACCGGCAGCGCGCCGGGGCCGGCCTTCGAGGCCAAGGCCCTGTTCCAGATGAAGTTCTACGCGCTGACGCTGTGGCGGCTGCACGGCTCGGTGCCGCGCCTGCTGCAGTTGATGTATCTGGGGGGCGGCGGCGAGGTGCTCCGCTATGCCCCGGACGAGGCGGATCTCCGTGCCACCGAGCGCAAGGTGCAGGCCCTGTGGACGGCCATCGAGCGGGCGATGGAGACCGGCGAGTGGCCCCCCAGGCCCAGCCGCCTGTGCGACTGGTGCAGCTACCAGGAGCTGTGCCCGCAGTTCGGCGGCACTCCCCCGCCGCTGCCCGGGCGGCAGCCGGGCGACACCGTGCGCAGCACCCGCCGCACCTCCAGGGCCGCGACCGACGAGCTCTGA